A portion of the uncultured Bacteroides sp. genome contains these proteins:
- the cas6 gene encoding CRISPR-associated endoribonuclease Cas6, whose product MRFKIILNIEKHALGNALPLNHQYEQSAVVYKILSYASADYATWLHNNGFTTDSKQFKLFTYSRLFIPQYTIDKQHALLLINSDTVEWYVSFLPEESTEKFIQGVFMNQTFQLGNQRNRVQFRVQSIEVLPPPHFEEEMTFETLSPICIALRNADGRTDYLSPEDERSKESLLFSLLNRYEAFYGKPYIGTADFNFEVLNVPKPVLITFKAGTPEESRVKGYMCRFKIKVNGELMKIMYESGIGMKGSLGWGMVKICNR is encoded by the coding sequence GTGAGATTCAAAATTATACTAAACATCGAAAAACACGCCTTAGGCAATGCCCTACCGCTAAATCATCAATACGAGCAATCGGCAGTTGTATACAAAATCTTGTCTTATGCAAGCGCAGACTATGCAACATGGCTGCATAACAATGGTTTTACAACCGACTCTAAACAGTTTAAACTCTTCACCTACTCCAGACTCTTTATTCCGCAATATACCATCGACAAGCAACATGCCCTTCTCCTTATTAATAGTGATACTGTAGAATGGTATGTTTCCTTTCTTCCCGAAGAGTCGACCGAGAAGTTTATTCAGGGAGTTTTCATGAATCAAACCTTTCAGTTGGGTAATCAAAGGAACAGAGTACAATTTCGTGTGCAAAGCATTGAAGTGCTTCCCCCACCACACTTTGAAGAAGAGATGACGTTTGAAACACTCTCTCCTATCTGCATTGCATTGCGTAATGCAGATGGTCGTACAGATTACCTATCGCCTGAAGACGAACGCTCTAAAGAGTCACTCCTCTTCAGCTTATTAAATAGGTATGAAGCATTCTACGGCAAACCCTATATAGGTACAGCCGATTTTAACTTTGAAGTGCTGAACGTTCCCAAACCTGTATTGATAACTTTTAAAGCCGGAACTCCTGAAGAATCAAGAGTAAAAGGCTATATGTGTCGGTTCAAGATTAAAGTTAATGGAGAATTGATGAAGATCATGTACGAAAGTGGCATAGGGATGAAAGGATCACTGGGATGGGGAATGGTAAAAATTTGTAATAGATGA